A single Triticum dicoccoides isolate Atlit2015 ecotype Zavitan chromosome 2A, WEW_v2.0, whole genome shotgun sequence DNA region contains:
- the LOC119353901 gene encoding protein PELPK1-like, whose translation MASLVFLVALLLSCSSMSSAARHLEEAVPKKEYPPHPIVPELPKPELPPHPAVPELPKPEPPHTLVPEVPHPMVPDVPKHELPPHPAVPELPKPEVPHPVVPEVAKEPEVPHPVVPEVPKNELPPHPAVPKLPKPEVPHVPEVAKEPEVPHPVMPEVPKEHELPHPIVPEVPKEHELPHPAIPELPKPEMPHHAVPEAPKEPHVPHPEALKEPELPHPIVPEVPKHEMPPFPKAELPPKPEFHFPKPETKP comes from the coding sequence ATGGCCTCCCTTGTCTTCCTCGTGGCGCTGCTGCTCTCATGCAGCTCCATGAGCAGCGCAGCACGGCACCTAGAGGAGGCCGTGCCCAAGAAGGAGTATCCACCACATCCGATCGTCCCGGAGCTGCCAAAGCCCGAACTCCCGCCGCACCCCGCCGTGCCCGAGCTGCCCAAGCCTGAGCCACCGCACACTCTCGTGCCCGAAGTGCCACACCCCATGGTGCCCGACGTGCCAAAGCATGAACTACCGCCGCACCCTGCTGTGCCCGAGCTGCCGAAGCCTGAAGTGCCGCATCCAGTTGTGCCTGAGGTAGCAAAGGAGCCCGAAGTGCCACATCCCGTGGTGCCCGAGGTGCCAAAGAACGAACTACCTCCGCACCCTGCTGTGCCCAAGCTCCCGAAGCCTGAAGTGCCGCATGTGCCCGAGGTGGCTAAGGAGCCTGAAGTGCCACACCCCGTCATGCCGGAGGTGCCAAAGGAGCACGAACTGCCGCACCCCATCGTGCCGGAGGTGCCAAAGGAGCACGAGCTGCCGCACCCTGCCATACCAGAGTTGCCGAAGCCTGAAATGCCACACCATGCCGTGCCAGAGGCGCCGAAGGAGCCCCATGTGCCACACCCTGAGGCGCTGAAGGAGCCCGAGTTACCGCACCCTATTGTGCCAGAGGTCCCGAAGCACGAAATGCCGCCGTTCCCCAAAGCTGAGCTGCCCCCGAAGCCCGAGTTCCATTTTCCAAAGCCAGAGACCAAGCCATGA
- the LOC119353898 gene encoding uncharacterized protein LOC119353898 — MDIEGMEFLLDAVDRFPVWEEFADNLDHIDPVPLMYLLDNGAANQDIRQGDVDSGITEMVCDGVLTDAQVGGQRRRDESPTRSAQSTGRVNPQAPGWTKRLRLGSVPPDRVPCPSRMSALELSMRKYAEQPDKNVVRPELGLSFDSLGEAYDFYNLYSWEICFGIRYGKSRLNAERTKSIQEIVCGCSGKPDAENSRSCMCECPALIRLLRASDNSWYITEHRASHNHSMSLTMGEKVH; from the exons ATGGACATCGAGGGAATGGAATTCCTACTGGATGCGGTCGACAG GTTCCCCGTGTGGGAGGAGTTTGCCGACAACCTTGACCACATAGATCCAGTCCCGCTGATGTACCTTCTGGATAATGGGGCTGCTAATCAGGATATTCGCCAGGGGGATGTTGATTCCGGGATAACTGAGATGGTGTGCGATGGTGTGCTCACCGACGCTCAGGTAGGTGGCCAGCGTAGGCGTGATGAATCTCCGACGAGGTCTGCCCAGTCGACGGGAAGAGTAAATCCGCAGGCCCCCGGCTGGACTAAAAG GCTTCGTCTCGGGAGTGTGCCACCGGACCGTGTGCCCTGTCCATCAAGGATGAGCGCCCTGGAGCTATCAATGCGTAAATACGCTGAGCAACCTGACAAGAATGTGGTCCGACCTGAGCTAGGTCTTAGTTTTGATTCACTGGGCGAGGCGTATGATTTCTACAACTTGTATTCTTGGGAAATCTGTTTTGGGATAAGATATGGAAAAAGCAGGCTGAACGCCGAGAGAACCAAAAGCATACAGGAGATAGTTTGTGGTTGTTCG GGGAAACCAGACGCTGAAAACAGCAGATCGTGCATGTGCGAGTGCCCGGCTCTGATCAGACTGTTACGTGCATCAGACAACAGTTGGTACATAACAGAGCACCGGGCGAGCCACAATCATTCGATGTCGCTTACAATGGGAGAGAAAGTGCACTAG
- the LOC119353896 gene encoding vegetative cell wall protein gp1-like, with amino-acid sequence MASGIASMSSSLAVLLLGVLLLSRGGVGNAARHLAEAEYPPVPPNVPAPLPKPDVPPPLPAPEVLPKSGLPPLPTPEEQPKPDLPPLPTPDVLPTPPLPAPDVLPKPQLPTPDEQPKPELPPLPKPEVPPTVPEVPKPDVEPKPELPPVPKGDLPPKPELPPPLPTGEIPPKPVSPPLPTGELPPKPEPELLPKTDEPPKPELPPLPTGELPPKPDDELPPKAEEPPKPELPPFPTGDLPPKPDVELPRKPDLPPLPTGELPSTAQPPLPNPAEPKP; translated from the exons ATGGCTTCCGGGATCGCCAGCATGtcgtcgtctcttgcggtgctcctCCTCGGCGTGCTGCTGCTCTCCCGCGGCGGCGTCGGCAACGCGGCGCGGCACCTGGCGGAGGCCGAGTACCCACCGGTGCCGCCTAATGTCCCGGCGCCTCTGCCCAAGCCAGACGTGCCGCCGCCGTTGCCCGCACCGGAGGTGCTGCCGAAGTCGGGGCTGCCACCGCTGCCCACACCTGAGGAGCAGCCCAAGCCAGACCT GCCGCCGTTGCCCACACCGGACGTGTTGCCAACGCCGCCGTTGCCCGCACCAGACGTGCTGCCGAAGCCGCAGCTGCCCACGCCTGACGAGCAGCCCAAGCCGGAGCTGCCGCCGTTGCCCAAACCCGAGGTGCCACCGACGGTGCCGGAGGTGCCCAAACCTGACGTGGAACCGAAGCCAGAGCTGCCACCCGTGCCCAAGGGTGACCTTCCACCGAAGCCGGAGCTGCCGCCGCCGTTGCCAACAGGTGAGATCCCACCAAAGCCGGTTTCGCCGCCTCTTCCTACAGGCGAGCttccgcccaagccggagcccgagctgcTGCCCAAGACAGACGAGCCACCGAAGCCAGAGCTGCCGCCACTTCCGACCGGTGAGCTTCCACCGAAGCCGGACGACGAGCTGCCACCCAAGGCAGAGGAGCCCCCGAAGCCGGAGCTGCCGCCATTTCCGACCGGTGACCTTCCACCAAAGCCGGACGTCGAGCTGCCACGGAAgccagacctgccgccgctccctaCCGGTGAGCTTCCATCGACGGCGCAGCCGCCGCTGCCGAATCCCGCGGAACCAAAACCATGA